The genomic DNA GCCGAGCGGCCCCCCGGTCGTCATCCTGGTCTCCGCCATGCGCGGGTACGTCGGGCACGATGGGCATGGGGCGAGTCTGCTGCGCGTCATGCGCATCGTACGTGGGACCCGCCGGGGCTGCCCCCTGGGCAGGCCCCTGGTCGGACGGCCCCCAGTACCCGGCTTGTGGCGGCGCCCCCCAGGAAGATTCGTTCATCAGACCTCGAGCAGCTCCGCTTCCTTGTGCTTGAGCAGCTCGTCCACCTGGGCGACGTACTTCGCGGTGGTGTCGTCGAGCTCCTTCTCCGCACGACGGCCCTCGTCCTCGCCGACCTCGCCATCCTTGATCAGCTTGTCGATGGCGTCCTTGGCCTTGCGGCGGACGGAGCGGATCGAGACCTTGGCGTCCTCACCCTTGGTCTTGGCGACCTTGATGTAGTCCTTGCGGCGCTCCTCGGTCAGCTCGGGGAACACCACACGGATGATGTTGCCGTCGTTGCTCGGGTTGACGCCCAGGTCGGAGTCCCGGATGGCCTGCTCGATGTTGCGCAGCGCGCTCTTGTCGAACGGGGTCACCACGGCCATGCGCGGCTCCGGCACCGAGAACGAGGCCAGCTGGTTGATCGGCGTCAACGCGCCGTAGTAGTCGGCCACGATCTTGTTGAACATCGCCGGGTGCGCACGGCCGGTGCGGATCGCGGCGAAGTCCTCCTTGGCGACCACGACGGCCTTCTCCATCTTCTCCTCGGCCTCGAGGAGGGTCTCTTCGATCACCACTTGCTCCTGCGTGTCTTGAGTAGGCCCGGCAGCGGTCCTTGTCGGTCCCCGGCCGGCTGCGTCGCGTCTTCTTCCTGCACGGTTCCGGACCGGCAGGACATTGTCCATCCCCCGGTCAGGGTCCATGGCCCAAAGAGGGGTGGTCCCCGGTCAGTCCCGGCTGCCCTGGTCACCCACGAGTGTGCCGATCTTCTCACCCTTGACGGCGCGCGCGATATTGCCCTCCGCCAGAAGTTCGAAGACCAGGATGGGCAGCTTGTTGTCCCGGCACAGCGTGATCGCGGTCATGTCGGCGACCTTCAGGTCGCGGGTGATGACCTCGCCGTAGCTGAGCGAATCGAACTTGACAGCCTCGGGGTTGGTCTTCGGGTCGGAGTCGTAGACCCCGTCCACGCCGTTCTTGCCCATGAGCAGCGCCTCGGCGTCGATCTCCAGAGCACGCTGGGCGGCGGTGGTGTCGGTGGAGAAGTAGGGCATGCCCATACCGGCGCCGAAGATGACCACACGGCCCTTCTCCAGGTGACGCACGGCGCGCAGCGGGATGTAGGGCTCGGCGACCTGGCCCATGGTGATGGCGGTCTGCACGCGCGAGTCGATGCCCTCCTTCTCCAGGAAGTCCTGGAGAGCGAGGCAGTTCATGACCGTGCCGAGCATGCCCATGTAGTCGGAGCGGGCCCGGTCCATGCCGCGCTGCTGGAGTTCGGCGCCGCGGAAGAAGTTGCCGCCGCCGATGACGACGGCGATCTCGGAGCCGTCGCGCACCACGGCCGCGATCTCACGGGCGATGGCGTGCACCACGTCCGGGTCGACGCCGAGGCCGCCGCCTCCGGAGAACGCCTCTCCGGACAGCTTCAGCAGGTACCGGCCGCGTACTTTGCCGTCGTCGCTCTTGTCGGCCTTGGTGGTCATGGAGATCTCGCCTCTTTTACGTGTCGCACATACGAAGAAGGCCATTGCCGATGGGGTGTCGTTCGCATCCCATACGCGGCAATGGCCTCCTCGTCAGATCTGCTGTAGTCCGCCACGCGCGTGTGCGGGGTGGCATACGCGAATGACGCAGTCGACTGCTGTCGACCCTAGCGGGGTCGCGCGTCGATCGCGGTACGGACTCAGATGCCGACCTTGATGCGCGTGAAGCGCTTCAGGGTGACACCCGCCTCGTCCAGAACCTTCTGGACGGACTTCTTGTTGTCGAGCGCGTACGGCTGGCCAAGCAGCGTGGCGTCCTTGAAGAAGCCGTTGAGGCGACCCTCGACGATCTTCGGCAGGGCGGCCTCGGGCTTGCCCTCGGCGCGGGTGGTCTCCTCGGCGACGCGGCGCTCGGACTCGACGACCTCGGCCGGGACGTCCTCCTTGGAGAGGTACTTCGGCGCGAAGGCGGCGATGTGCTGGGCGACGCCCTTGGCGATCTCCGCGTTCGGCTTGTCCAGCTCGACGAGGACACCGATCTGCGGCGGCAGGTCGGGCATCGTGCGGTGCATGTACGCGGACACGTAACCGTCGGCGTAGGCCGCGAAGCGGTCCAGGACGATCTTCTCGCCCAGGTTGGCGTTGGCCTCGTCGACGAACGCCTGGACCGTCTTGCCGGGCTCGATCTCGGAGGCGAGCAGCGCCTCGAGGTCGGCCGGGGCGGTCTTGGCGACGTGCTCGGCGATCGCGTTGGCGGCGGCCTGGAACTTCTCACCCTTGGCGACGAAGTCCGTCTCGCACTTCAGCTCGACCAGGACACCGGAGGCGTTGTCGTCGGCGATGACGGAGACCACAGCGCCGTTCTCGGCGGAGCGGCCCTCGCGCTTGGCGACGCCCTTCTGGCCCTTGATGCGCAGCGCCTCGACGGCCTTCTCGACGTTGCCCTCGGCCTCGTCCAGCGCCTTCTTGCAGTCCATCATGCCGGCGCCGGTGAGCTCACGGAGCTTCTTGACGTCGGCGGCGGTGTAGTTCGCCATGATTCCTGGAATCTCTCTCGAAGTCTGAAGATCTACGGGCCGAACGGCGGGGGCTTTGTGGGCCCCCGCCGTTCACAACCCGAAGGGGTGAGGGGGTCAGGCCTGCTCGGCGTCCGCGGCCGGGGCCTCGGCAGCGGGGGCCTCAGCGGCGGGAGCCTCGGCAGCGGGGGCCTCGGCGGCCGGCGCCTCAGCAGCGGCCTCGGCCGGCTTCTCGGCCTCGGCGGCGGCCGGAGCCTCAGCCTCGTCGGCCTTCTTCTCGCCCTCGAGCAGGTCGCGCTCCCACGCGGCGAGCGGCTCGCCCGCGGCCTTGTCACCCTCGGCCTTGCCGGCGCCGGAGCGGGCGATGAGGCCCTCGGCGACGGCGTCGGCGATCACGCGGGTGAGCAGGGTGACGGAGCGGATCGCGTCGTCGTTGCCCGGGATCTTGTAGTCGACCTCGTCGGGGTCGCAGTTGGTGTCGAGGATGGCGACGACCGGGATGTTGAGCTTCCGGGCCTCGCCGACCGCGATGTGCTCCTTCTTGGTGTCCACGATCCAGACGGCGCTGGGCACCTTCTGCATCTCGCGGATACCACCGAGGGTCTTCTCCAGCTTGGCCTTCTCGCGCGAGAGCACGAGAAGCTCCTTCTTGGTCAGACCGGAAGCGGCGACGTCCTCGAAGTCGATCTGCTCGAGCTCCTTGAGGCGCTGCAGACGCTTGTAGACGGTCGAGAAGTTGGTGAGCATGCCGCCCAGCCAGCGCTGGTTGACGTAGGGCATGCCGACGCGGGTGGCCTGCTCCGCGATGGCCTCCTGCGCCTGCTTCTTCGTGCCGACGAACATGACCGTGCCGCCGTGGGCGACGGTCTCCTTGACGAACTCGTAGGCGCGGTCGATGTACGACAGCGACTGGAGCAGGTCGATGATGTAGATGCCGTTGCGCTCGGTGAAGATGAAGCGCTTCATCTTCGGGTTCCAGCGACGGGTCTGGTGACCGAAGTGGACGCCGCTTTCCAGCAGCTCCCGCATCGTGACGACGGCCATGGCCGTTCTCCTTGAGTTTCTCGGTTGTGCCGCGTGTGCCGGACGGCACTCGCGCCTGACGCCCGCGTGCGCCTTGCCACTAAGGACCGAGAGGCGCTGACTTCGGCTTTCGTCTCTCGACGGGAGGCCGTTGTCGGGGCGTGCGAAGTCGACCCGGTGACCCGGATCGCCACAAGAAGTGTACGGGACCCGCGAGGTGCCGGGTGACGCCGCTGTCCACAACCGGCGAGTACTCCACAGATCCCGGCCATGGTCGACGTGGATGCGGGACCGTTCTCGCATGCGAGCGAAACGATCTGTGCGTACGTGGCCGGGGTTGCTGCTGGTCCTGACGGTGACCGTCCTGGGCAGCACGGCGTGGGCAAGCGGGGACATGACCGCGCGGCGAACGGGTGCCTCCCCGGGGCCGGAGGTGTCGCGGGCGGCGGGCGCGCCGCCGGGGACGGGCGCTCCTCCAGGGGGTGGCGCGCCCGCGCCACCGGAGGCCGATGGCGCGGTTCCGGCGATCGGCCGCGCGTGGCCCGTGGGTGTACGCCCGTTGGTGGTACGCGGCTGGGAGCCTCCGGCTACGGCGTACGGCCGGGGTCACCGTGGCGTGGACCTGGCGGCGGCCCCCGGCACTCCGGTGCGGTCCGTCGCGGCCGGCCGGGTCTCGTTCGCGGGCCGGGTCGCCGGGCGGGGAGTCGTCTCCGTCGAGCTGACGGGAACGGGCGAGCCGCCCCTGCGCACGACGTACGAACCCGTACGCCCGTCCGTGGAGAAGGGCGACGAGGTGGCGGCGGGCGGGAGCCTGGGCACGCTGGAGCCGACGACCGCCCACTGCTCGACGGCCTGTCTGCACTGGGGCCTGCTCAGAGGCCGGACCTACCTGAACCCGCTGTCACTTCTGCCCGCGTGGCTGCTGCACCGAGGCCCGTCCCGCCTGCTGCCGGTGCTCGGGGTGCCCTTGCCTCGTGCGTAGCCCCAGTCCGCGACACCTCATCCGCGGCCCTGTCCCACGACACCTCATCCGCGGCCCTGTCCCACGACACCTCGTCCGTGGCTCAGCTCGCGGTCTCAGCGCTCGTCCGCGGCCTCAGCCCCGAACTCCTCGCAGGGCCATGGCCACGGCGGCGTCGGTGATCGCCGCGGGATCCTCGGCGGCCCCCAGCTCGATCCGCCGTACCGCGGCGTCGACCACGCCCTGGAGGAGCATCGCGGCCAGCCTCGGCTCCGCATGACCCATCTCCCCCAGCGCCTGCACGATCATCGCGACGAGCCCGCCGTGGGCCGCACGGATCTTCTCGCGCGCCCCGGCGTCGAGCTCGCCGGCGGAAATGGCGACCACGGCCCGGTGCCGCCGGTCTCCGACCAGGGCCAGCTGCTGCCGGACATACGCCTCGACCTTGGCCTCCGGGGTGTCCGCCCGGTCCATCGCCGCCGAGACCTCCGCCGCCCAGACGGGGAAGTCGACCGCGCACAGTTCCTCGACGACGGCCGCCCGCGACCGGAAGTACTCATACACGGAGGAGCGCGCGAGCCCCGTGCGCTCCGCGAGGGCCGGGAAGGTCAGCGCCTCCGTCCCGCCCTCGGACAGCAGGGACCGAGCCGCGTCCAGCAGGGCGGCTCGCTGCATCGACCGGTGCTCGGCCACGGAGGCCGCTCGAATCCTTGGCACGCGTCCACTTTACGGACGGACCGCCGCGGAGGGGAGCCACTCCGGCCACACACTCCGATGCGGCCCCGATGCGGCTCTGCTCGGCGGCAGGGACGATTCAGCAGCTCCGGACCTCTCCCCCGCCCGGATGACGCGCAGGCCTCACCCGGCCGCACACCCCCGTCAGCGACCGAAGCTCGCCAGTTTGGCCCTGAGCTGGAGCACGGACTTCGTGTGGATCTGGCTCACCCGGCTCTCCGTCACCCCCAGCACATTGCCGATCTCGGCGAGCGTGAGCCCTTCGTAGTAGTAGAGCGTGACCACGGTCTTCTCCCGGTCGGGCAGCGTGTTGATCGCCCTTGCCAGGAACCGCCGCAGCTCCCGGTCCTCGGCCACCTCCACCGGGTTGTCGGCGGCGGTGTCCTCCAGCGTGTCCATCAGGCTCAGCCGGTCGCCGCCCTCGCCCCCGACATGCAGCAGCTCCTCCAGGGCCACCACGTTCGCCAGCGACAACTGGCTGAACACGGAGTGGAGTTCGTCCACCGCGATGCCCATCTCGGTGGCCACCTCCCCCTCCGTCGGGGTCCGCCGCAGCCGCGCCTCCAGCGTCGCGTACGCCCGCTCCACGTTCCGCGCCTTCTGCCGCACCGAGCGAGGGATCCAGTCGAGCGCCCGCAGTTCATCGATCATCGCGCCCCGGATCCGGGTGATCGCGTACGTCTCGAACTTGATCTCCCGCCCGATGTCGAACTTCTCGATCGCGTCGATCAGTCCGAACACCCCGGAGGAGACGAAATCCGCCTGCTCCACATTGGGCGGCAGACCGACGCTCACCCGGCCGGCCACGTACTTCACCAGCGGTGAGTAGTGCAGGATCAGCTGCTCCCGCAGCCGTTCGTCCCCCGTCGCCTTGTACGACCGCCACAGCTCGTCGAGCGTCGAGGGAGCGGGCGGGCGCACGCTGCCGCCGTCGCGGGCGGCTGGGGGAATCGCCGCCCGGTCGGACCCGGAGGTGTGCTGGGGCATTCGTCGCCTTGTGCCGTTCTGCCGTGAACTGGGGATGCCTGGGTGACCTGTCGGTCTGATGTCGAGATGCCTGCCTGATTCGGAATTCATGTGAGCGTAGCGTGACTGAAGTGTCGCAGTGCGCGAAGGGCGAGGGATCACCCCCGCGCGAGCCCGCTCCGCCGAGCGCCGCCCGGGGTCCCGCCCATTGCCCTGCGTGACCGCCGACGGTGGCCAACTAAGGGAATTGCCAAGGGTGTCGGGGAGTCGCCCGGACGGCCGTACACGCTCGGTCAGCATCGGCCGCGATCTTGGGAGACCGAGATCAGCGCCTGGCGTGTCAACTTCCAGCGATCGCCGTGTCGTTCGACGAAACCAAGTGATCGGAGTTCGTACAGTCTCCCGACCGCGTCGTCACCCGTCGTGCCCGCTCCGCGAGCGATCTCGTCCGGCGTCGCGGTCCCGTGGCCCGGCAGCGCGGCCAGGACGCGGGCGGCGCCCGGCTCCAGCAGGTCGCGCGGCAGGACGGGGCCTCGCCGGTCGGGGGCCAGCTCGCCCATGTCACCCACCAGTTCGGCCACCTCCGCGGCATCGGAGACCAGGACGGCGTCGCCGCGCAGCAACTCGTGCACCCCGGCGGAGAGCCCGCTGGTCACCGGCCCCGGCACCCCCATGGTGAAC from Streptomyces avermitilis MA-4680 = NBRC 14893 includes the following:
- the frr gene encoding ribosome recycling factor gives rise to the protein MIEETLLEAEEKMEKAVVVAKEDFAAIRTGRAHPAMFNKIVADYYGALTPINQLASFSVPEPRMAVVTPFDKSALRNIEQAIRDSDLGVNPSNDGNIIRVVFPELTEERRKDYIKVAKTKGEDAKVSIRSVRRKAKDAIDKLIKDGEVGEDEGRRAEKELDDTTAKYVAQVDELLKHKEAELLEV
- the tsf gene encoding translation elongation factor Ts → MANYTAADVKKLRELTGAGMMDCKKALDEAEGNVEKAVEALRIKGQKGVAKREGRSAENGAVVSVIADDNASGVLVELKCETDFVAKGEKFQAAANAIAEHVAKTAPADLEALLASEIEPGKTVQAFVDEANANLGEKIVLDRFAAYADGYVSAYMHRTMPDLPPQIGVLVELDKPNAEIAKGVAQHIAAFAPKYLSKEDVPAEVVESERRVAEETTRAEGKPEAALPKIVEGRLNGFFKDATLLGQPYALDNKKSVQKVLDEAGVTLKRFTRIKVGI
- a CDS encoding murein hydrolase activator EnvC family protein, whose translation is MRAKRSVRTWPGLLLVLTVTVLGSTAWASGDMTARRTGASPGPEVSRAAGAPPGTGAPPGGGAPAPPEADGAVPAIGRAWPVGVRPLVVRGWEPPATAYGRGHRGVDLAAAPGTPVRSVAAGRVSFAGRVAGRGVVSVELTGTGEPPLRTTYEPVRPSVEKGDEVAAGGSLGTLEPTTAHCSTACLHWGLLRGRTYLNPLSLLPAWLLHRGPSRLLPVLGVPLPRA
- the whiG gene encoding RNA polymerase sigma factor WhiG — its product is MPQHTSGSDRAAIPPAARDGGSVRPPAPSTLDELWRSYKATGDERLREQLILHYSPLVKYVAGRVSVGLPPNVEQADFVSSGVFGLIDAIEKFDIGREIKFETYAITRIRGAMIDELRALDWIPRSVRQKARNVERAYATLEARLRRTPTEGEVATEMGIAVDELHSVFSQLSLANVVALEELLHVGGEGGDRLSLMDTLEDTAADNPVEVAEDRELRRFLARAINTLPDREKTVVTLYYYEGLTLAEIGNVLGVTESRVSQIHTKSVLQLRAKLASFGR
- the pyrH gene encoding UMP kinase; its protein translation is MTTKADKSDDGKVRGRYLLKLSGEAFSGGGGLGVDPDVVHAIAREIAAVVRDGSEIAVVIGGGNFFRGAELQQRGMDRARSDYMGMLGTVMNCLALQDFLEKEGIDSRVQTAITMGQVAEPYIPLRAVRHLEKGRVVIFGAGMGMPYFSTDTTAAQRALEIDAEALLMGKNGVDGVYDSDPKTNPEAVKFDSLSYGEVITRDLKVADMTAITLCRDNKLPILVFELLAEGNIARAVKGEKIGTLVGDQGSRD
- the rpsB gene encoding 30S ribosomal protein S2; amino-acid sequence: MAVVTMRELLESGVHFGHQTRRWNPKMKRFIFTERNGIYIIDLLQSLSYIDRAYEFVKETVAHGGTVMFVGTKKQAQEAIAEQATRVGMPYVNQRWLGGMLTNFSTVYKRLQRLKELEQIDFEDVAASGLTKKELLVLSREKAKLEKTLGGIREMQKVPSAVWIVDTKKEHIAVGEARKLNIPVVAILDTNCDPDEVDYKIPGNDDAIRSVTLLTRVIADAVAEGLIARSGAGKAEGDKAAGEPLAAWERDLLEGEKKADEAEAPAAAEAEKPAEAAAEAPAAEAPAAEAPAAEAPAAEAPAADAEQA
- a CDS encoding TetR/AcrR family transcriptional regulator codes for the protein MAEHRSMQRAALLDAARSLLSEGGTEALTFPALAERTGLARSSVYEYFRSRAAVVEELCAVDFPVWAAEVSAAMDRADTPEAKVEAYVRQQLALVGDRRHRAVVAISAGELDAGAREKIRAAHGGLVAMIVQALGEMGHAEPRLAAMLLQGVVDAAVRRIELGAAEDPAAITDAAVAMALRGVRG